From a single Vibrio sp. BS-M-Sm-2 genomic region:
- a CDS encoding HD domain-containing phosphohydrolase, translated as MRRRRYPLSIHITSLFLILTTLVGTALISISYRHSQELLLGTVREVSNEHRDKLESVFKQAIAPVITTLNVMAVSPFVTHQTSSVEKESWLASVDIIFKQNTNLVALFYGSEDGNFRIFRPLSSIKQRADNNAPAKATMMVSSTNLDGENFISFLDGAHQVISTRQDESKFNPTTRPWFRNAKPDGSIQLSEPYLFYFLQTNGITLSRRSLDGKHVVGADFTLKSLSSQISELAYSPQTRLALFDQHFNLLGQHQLDLSIPKLTSQPNDTSEIEKTNNQATGKLSGSEQDLSFFNVPKREQMEALKASVIAPLISDEEKFNLNLKNVEYNLNTWALTLTPVQLTQNVTLYLAEATPHNELLADLISMRDKQVAVAIGMLFICFAIVWFVANRLSQPLNTLMQLTDNIARFDFRRTHYPKSMIQEVANLAHSIELMEHTLHDLITLLRDTAGNQEFSILAKNIAHQSYLITKAETIVLFTQSKEKDVFDTAANLAIIPFKADINDFIKHTPWLLCQLKSGETIHLNREDNVLNYYQDSIFNSDLYLFPLLNREKLLVGIVAIGYERPITKMQADKHAFLRELLSFAEIAKDNIDQMQQQKDMLNAFIELIASAIDTKSPYTGGHCQRVPELTKWLTQATIDDDRYYPKFSLDSKQWEELMLAAWLHDCGKVTTPEYVVDKATKLETIYDRIHEVRMRFELLKQQAETDYWKAIANGALQEDQLKTLEQSLSELDEEFAFVAECNLGGESMTDEQLERLDRIAKRQWKRTLDDQLGLSWSEKERFNEQQDTTEESEAEPARKDQILSVMEPLLADKPEHKIPWDNGFSPADVWQEAFVLKPGEVKYNQGELHNLKVRRGTLNDEERFMINDHIIQTFTMLNKLPYPPYLQNIPDIASGHHERIDGKGYPRGLNEDQLPLPSRAMAIADVFEALTSSDRPYKKGKLLSESLNIMTDMATSGHIDPKLYLLFLENKIYDKYAEQFLETKQRCEIEPNQHIDRVKEHIRSLF; from the coding sequence ATGAGAAGAAGACGATATCCGCTGAGTATCCACATCACTAGCCTTTTCTTAATTTTGACCACTCTTGTCGGTACCGCACTGATTTCGATAAGTTATCGGCACTCTCAAGAACTGCTTTTAGGCACCGTGCGCGAAGTCAGTAATGAACATCGCGATAAGCTGGAATCGGTATTTAAACAAGCTATTGCCCCAGTCATCACAACCTTAAACGTGATGGCAGTAAGCCCGTTTGTTACTCATCAAACCTCCTCCGTCGAAAAAGAATCTTGGCTTGCTTCGGTCGATATCATCTTCAAACAAAATACCAATTTAGTCGCTCTGTTCTATGGCTCTGAAGATGGTAATTTTAGAATCTTTCGGCCTCTGAGTTCCATTAAACAGAGAGCCGACAACAACGCTCCCGCCAAAGCGACAATGATGGTCAGCAGCACCAACCTAGATGGTGAAAACTTTATTAGCTTTCTCGATGGCGCACACCAAGTGATCAGTACCCGACAAGACGAGAGTAAGTTCAACCCTACGACTCGACCTTGGTTTCGTAATGCAAAGCCTGACGGCTCAATACAACTTTCTGAGCCCTACCTGTTCTATTTCCTGCAAACCAATGGCATTACGCTTTCTAGACGTTCTTTGGATGGCAAGCATGTCGTTGGTGCCGACTTCACGTTGAAATCTCTCTCTTCCCAGATCAGTGAATTGGCCTACTCTCCGCAAACTCGACTCGCCTTGTTCGACCAACATTTTAATCTTCTCGGTCAGCATCAACTTGATCTATCAATTCCCAAGCTTACCTCCCAGCCTAATGACACAAGTGAAATTGAGAAAACGAATAACCAAGCGACGGGAAAACTCTCTGGTAGTGAGCAAGACCTAAGCTTCTTTAATGTGCCCAAACGTGAACAGATGGAAGCATTGAAAGCTTCCGTCATAGCGCCGCTTATCTCTGATGAAGAGAAGTTTAACCTCAACCTAAAAAACGTTGAATACAACTTAAACACTTGGGCATTAACGCTAACGCCGGTTCAACTCACTCAAAACGTCACCTTATACTTGGCAGAAGCGACGCCACACAATGAGCTGCTCGCTGATCTTATCTCAATGCGAGACAAGCAAGTTGCGGTCGCGATTGGGATGTTGTTCATCTGCTTCGCTATCGTATGGTTTGTTGCTAATCGACTGTCTCAGCCGCTTAATACGCTGATGCAACTCACCGACAACATCGCTCGATTTGACTTCAGGCGTACTCATTATCCCAAAAGCATGATTCAAGAAGTGGCTAACCTCGCCCATTCGATTGAGCTGATGGAACACACGCTTCATGACCTGATAACACTACTTCGAGACACTGCAGGTAATCAGGAATTTTCGATCTTAGCCAAGAATATTGCTCACCAAAGCTATTTAATTACCAAAGCAGAAACCATCGTCCTTTTCACCCAATCAAAAGAGAAAGACGTGTTTGATACTGCAGCTAACCTCGCCATTATTCCCTTTAAAGCCGACATTAATGACTTCATCAAACATACCCCTTGGTTGTTGTGCCAACTTAAATCTGGGGAAACCATCCACTTAAACCGAGAAGACAATGTTCTCAACTATTACCAAGACTCAATCTTCAATTCAGATCTGTACCTGTTTCCACTATTAAACCGTGAGAAGTTGTTGGTGGGTATCGTCGCAATTGGCTATGAAAGACCGATTACCAAGATGCAGGCAGACAAGCACGCCTTCTTACGAGAACTGCTCAGCTTTGCGGAAATAGCCAAAGATAACATTGACCAAATGCAGCAACAGAAAGACATGCTGAATGCCTTTATCGAATTGATTGCATCAGCGATTGATACCAAATCACCTTACACGGGCGGGCACTGCCAACGAGTGCCTGAACTGACCAAATGGCTGACTCAAGCAACCATTGATGATGACCGTTATTACCCGAAATTCTCATTGGATAGTAAACAGTGGGAAGAGTTAATGCTCGCCGCTTGGCTTCATGACTGCGGCAAGGTAACCACACCTGAGTATGTCGTAGACAAAGCTACAAAACTTGAAACCATTTACGACCGAATCCACGAAGTGCGAATGCGTTTCGAACTGTTAAAACAACAGGCTGAAACCGACTATTGGAAAGCCATAGCGAACGGAGCGCTTCAAGAGGATCAGCTTAAGACCCTCGAACAAAGCTTGTCAGAATTGGATGAAGAATTTGCCTTCGTTGCTGAGTGCAACCTTGGTGGAGAGTCGATGACGGACGAACAACTAGAACGCTTAGACCGAATAGCCAAGCGCCAATGGAAACGAACACTCGACGATCAGCTAGGGTTATCTTGGTCTGAAAAAGAGAGATTCAATGAACAACAAGACACGACAGAGGAGAGTGAAGCTGAGCCAGCAAGAAAAGACCAAATACTATCGGTGATGGAACCGCTACTTGCCGATAAGCCTGAGCATAAAATACCGTGGGACAATGGCTTTAGCCCTGCTGATGTATGGCAAGAAGCGTTTGTGCTTAAGCCAGGAGAGGTCAAATACAACCAAGGTGAACTGCACAACTTGAAAGTTCGTCGTGGCACGTTAAACGATGAAGAACGTTTCATGATCAACGATCATATTATTCAAACCTTCACCATGCTTAACAAGCTGCCTTATCCGCCTTACCTCCAGAATATTCCGGATATTGCTAGCGGACACCACGAACGTATCGATGGTAAGGGTTACCCGAGAGGCTTAAACGAAGACCAGTTACCTCTGCCGTCCAGAGCGATGGCCATTGCCGATGTATTCGAAGCGCTCACCTCTAGTGATCGCCCGTATAAGAAAGGAAAACTCCTAAGCGAATCACTCAACATCATGACCGACATGGCCACCAGCGGTCATATCGATCCCAAGCTGTATTTGCTGTTCTTAGAAAACAAAATCTACGACAAATACGCTGAGCAATTCCTAGAGACTAAGCAGCGTTGTGAGATTGAACCAAACCAACACATCGACCGAGTAAAAGAGCACATACGCTCATTATTTTAA
- a CDS encoding heavy metal-binding domain-containing protein codes for MIITTTQSIEGKRIVDYKGVIAGEAILGVNVFKDMFSGIRDFVGGRSGTYEKELEKARNYAFKELEQKAIEAGANAVVGVDIDYEVLGTGNGMLMVSASGTAVVVA; via the coding sequence ATGATTATTACCACCACACAATCAATCGAAGGCAAGCGCATTGTCGATTACAAAGGGGTTATTGCTGGAGAAGCTATCCTAGGGGTTAACGTTTTCAAAGATATGTTTTCGGGGATTCGTGACTTTGTGGGTGGACGTTCTGGCACTTACGAGAAGGAATTGGAAAAAGCACGAAACTATGCATTCAAAGAGTTAGAGCAGAAAGCGATTGAAGCAGGTGCTAACGCGGTGGTCGGTGTTGATATCGATTATGAAGTGCTTGGCACAGGTAACGGCATGCTAATGGTGTCTGCCAGCGGTACTGCGGTGGTAGTTGCTTGA
- a CDS encoding peptidoglycan DD-metalloendopeptidase family protein, which yields MKFLPIGLIVIAISAFSLSVLLHFQSEAPEEISIQVTPYKDLLTHQEGASNSYTDSEASSRTLIKVHYFVKVGDTLSNIFSSWKLPYETVQKVMEADLESLKLDTIKPGDHLELLLDSDSKQLVELIFHESLVEQAVFTKNDDGSFNYQFHEMPGEWKEKLYQGSVHGSFSTSAYKAGLTTNQIANITRTLKDKVNFARELRAGDSFNVLVNEQYTDDHLTGKTEVQGISIKLRNREVAAFLAPDGRFYDREGNSLEQAFDRYPVDRKFRRITSSFNPTRRHPVTGRISPHNGTDFATPVGSPIYSTGDGRVVALRDHPYAGKYLVIEHNSVYTTRYLHLSRFLVKKGQQIKRGQKIALSGATGRITGPHLHFEVLVRGRAVDAMKANLPMASSIMPKDRKEFLARIASFDAMLSMPVERAS from the coding sequence ATGAAGTTCCTCCCTATTGGCCTGATCGTAATCGCTATCAGTGCATTCTCGCTTTCCGTTTTGCTCCATTTTCAATCCGAAGCACCAGAAGAAATCTCAATTCAAGTCACCCCTTATAAAGATTTATTAACTCATCAAGAGGGGGCATCAAACTCATATACAGATTCAGAGGCAAGCTCAAGAACGTTGATAAAAGTTCATTATTTCGTGAAGGTTGGAGATACGCTCAGCAACATATTTTCGTCATGGAAACTGCCTTATGAGACAGTTCAAAAAGTGATGGAAGCGGATCTTGAGTCTTTGAAGCTCGATACAATAAAGCCTGGCGATCATCTAGAGTTGCTTTTGGATAGTGACTCTAAACAACTCGTTGAGCTGATTTTCCATGAAAGCCTCGTAGAACAAGCTGTCTTTACGAAAAATGATGATGGAAGTTTTAACTACCAATTCCATGAAATGCCTGGTGAATGGAAGGAAAAGCTTTATCAGGGCAGCGTTCATGGCAGCTTTTCAACGTCAGCCTATAAAGCGGGGTTAACTACTAACCAGATAGCCAATATCACCCGCACACTAAAAGACAAAGTCAACTTCGCTAGAGAACTCAGAGCCGGTGATAGCTTTAATGTGCTGGTTAATGAGCAGTACACAGACGATCACCTTACAGGAAAAACGGAAGTTCAAGGGATCTCCATTAAGTTGAGAAACCGAGAAGTGGCGGCTTTTCTAGCACCTGATGGGCGCTTCTACGACAGAGAGGGAAATAGTCTAGAGCAAGCCTTTGATCGATACCCGGTCGACAGAAAATTCCGAAGAATCACTTCTTCGTTCAATCCGACACGAAGACACCCCGTAACTGGGCGAATCTCACCGCACAATGGTACCGATTTTGCGACCCCTGTGGGCTCACCTATCTACTCAACAGGTGATGGTCGTGTGGTGGCACTTCGTGACCACCCGTATGCTGGTAAATATTTGGTGATTGAACACAACAGCGTATATACGACCCGTTATCTTCACTTGAGCCGCTTCTTAGTTAAGAAAGGGCAGCAGATTAAGCGTGGCCAGAAAATAGCGCTCTCTGGCGCAACAGGCCGTATAACAGGGCCTCACTTACACTTTGAAGTGTTGGTGCGTGGTAGGGCGGTCGATGCGATGAAGGCGAACTTACCGATGGCAAGTTCGATTATGCCTAAAGATAGGAAAGAGTTTTTGGCTCGAATTGCCTCTTTTGATGCAATGCTCTCTATGCCAGTTGAACGCGCGAGCTAG
- a CDS encoding tetratricopeptide repeat protein, whose protein sequence is MLRILLIVVISVFSSMSFASEEDKYSEQEYLDRPLMERYILDELKQLRMEQQDLERRLTIQMTDRELAVADKSLNYANVTVTYFFYIIAGVASLIALVGWQSLKELKHTTKEMADRRLNDIAQDYEKKFNLLERDLKRKTRIISENNREIEIINEIHNLWLRAQNAQTAEQKIEIYDEILKVRPGDLEALTYKADAAMDMQEYHWAMSLCNRVLEVDDQNAHALYQRACAYARLGAEGQAIDDLERSVEASGSMRELLADEPDFEMLRGLERFEALREE, encoded by the coding sequence ATGCTTCGAATCTTATTGATTGTAGTTATCTCGGTGTTCAGCTCGATGAGTTTTGCAAGCGAAGAGGATAAATACTCTGAACAGGAATATTTGGATAGACCGCTGATGGAACGCTATATCTTGGACGAGTTGAAGCAACTACGAATGGAACAGCAGGATCTTGAAAGGCGTCTCACCATTCAGATGACAGATCGTGAATTGGCAGTAGCGGATAAATCGTTGAACTATGCCAATGTGACCGTGACGTATTTCTTCTACATTATTGCTGGTGTAGCTTCTCTTATTGCATTGGTGGGTTGGCAATCACTCAAAGAATTGAAACACACCACCAAAGAGATGGCTGACCGACGACTCAACGACATTGCCCAAGATTATGAGAAGAAGTTTAACCTTCTTGAAAGGGATCTTAAGCGTAAGACTCGAATCATCTCTGAGAACAACCGAGAAATCGAAATCATCAATGAAATTCATAATTTATGGTTGAGGGCTCAGAATGCTCAAACTGCCGAGCAAAAAATTGAAATCTACGATGAGATCTTAAAAGTTCGCCCGGGTGATTTGGAAGCACTAACTTACAAAGCCGATGCCGCAATGGACATGCAGGAATACCACTGGGCGATGAGCTTATGTAATCGCGTGTTGGAAGTGGACGATCAAAACGCTCACGCCTTGTATCAACGTGCTTGTGCTTACGCAAGGTTAGGTGCTGAAGGTCAAGCGATCGATGACTTAGAGCGCTCGGTTGAAGCAAGTGGCTCAATGAGAGAGCTATTGGCTGATGAACCTGACTTTGAAATGCTGCGCGGCTTAGAACGCTTCGAAGCACTTCGTGAAGAGTAA
- a CDS encoding cytochrome b, translating into MNNPRYDLVSRVLHWVMASVIIYATIAGYVMHYVTSHPELFSFLSVLNMSLATVATPLFVVRYVWSHFRSSPTMPTSVPEGQKCVAKLAHSLMYLTMFMVFSTGYLMLKEPYSLFWLVSVNNLITDSAINGFFFYLHRASCIALACLIVLHVSAALKHHFVSKNYVLKMML; encoded by the coding sequence TTGAATAATCCACGATACGATTTAGTAAGCCGTGTACTGCACTGGGTAATGGCTTCTGTAATCATCTATGCAACAATTGCAGGGTATGTGATGCACTATGTTACCAGTCATCCAGAACTGTTTTCTTTTCTGTCGGTACTCAATATGTCATTGGCGACAGTGGCAACACCATTGTTCGTGGTTCGTTATGTCTGGAGTCACTTCCGGTCATCGCCAACCATGCCAACGTCTGTGCCTGAAGGGCAAAAATGTGTAGCGAAGCTTGCACACTCTTTGATGTACCTTACGATGTTTATGGTCTTCAGTACTGGTTACTTAATGCTAAAAGAACCGTACTCTTTATTTTGGCTAGTGAGCGTAAATAATCTAATTACTGACTCTGCAATCAATGGCTTCTTTTTTTATTTACATCGTGCCAGTTGTATTGCCCTAGCCTGTTTAATTGTGCTGCATGTCAGCGCTGCACTTAAACACCACTTTGTCTCTAAGAACTATGTCTTGAAGATGATGCTTTAG
- a CDS encoding ABC transporter ATP-binding protein has protein sequence MNKRQFIAHYLRMNRTSYLLAIVFIFLVNWLQVEIPRYIQLAIDLIDDASSTGHQQLQTYVWIVVGMSVAMVVVRILSRIYALNPGRITEAALKSTLLQKLNRLPSSFHEHFASGRLISIINNDLSGIRLMFGVGFLQFFNALLALSLTPLYMWRISPELTLYSIIPISIAFVIFRVGFKRMKTLHLEHMKRLQNLSAQLMSYLSGIDLIKSQQMSPWVKAETEKLNQLLLECRLKITRIQVFFMPVLDYANDLMKIIILGLGGFMLMRQELTLGEITAFLTYSVLLAMPLMQLGRIATIYQRGMVGIQSAQTILNAKVPELDEDRLTELDVESLKGKTFSVRNLSFSYSGEERLILDDISFDIPVGKKVGVLGGIGAGKTTLVNCLNHHLDVPEAAIFLGEKDITSFSRSDLRRYIKTVTQDPYLFSATVEDNIRFGSLDTDLAKSQVDEVLELSQLASDVTRFEHGDQTLVGEKGIMLSGGQKQRLSIARALLQPTDLIIMDNVLSAVDYETERKILEGLFKRLENQSVLVVSHRVNALEYMDEIIVLNEGKVIAKGDHATLLKTCDYYYDTWQLQQNETEAAAC, from the coding sequence ATGAATAAAAGACAGTTTATTGCCCATTATCTGCGCATGAATCGCACCTCGTACTTGTTGGCGATTGTGTTCATCTTTCTCGTCAACTGGTTACAAGTAGAGATCCCTCGTTATATCCAATTGGCGATAGATTTGATTGATGATGCCTCTTCAACTGGCCACCAACAGCTTCAAACCTATGTTTGGATTGTGGTCGGTATGTCGGTTGCCATGGTTGTGGTGAGAATTTTGTCTCGTATTTATGCGCTTAATCCGGGGCGAATTACAGAGGCTGCACTTAAAAGTACCCTTTTACAAAAGCTGAACCGCTTACCAAGTAGCTTTCACGAACACTTTGCTTCTGGTCGCTTGATCTCAATCATCAACAATGACCTGAGCGGTATTCGTTTAATGTTTGGTGTCGGCTTCCTGCAGTTCTTTAATGCGTTGTTAGCTCTGTCGCTGACGCCTCTGTACATGTGGCGTATTTCACCAGAATTAACGCTTTATTCGATTATTCCTATCTCAATCGCTTTTGTGATTTTCCGTGTGGGCTTCAAGCGTATGAAAACGCTGCACTTAGAGCACATGAAGCGACTGCAAAATCTATCTGCTCAGTTGATGAGTTACCTATCAGGGATTGATCTGATCAAGAGCCAACAGATGTCACCTTGGGTGAAGGCGGAAACTGAAAAGCTCAATCAACTGTTGCTTGAATGTCGTCTTAAGATCACTCGTATTCAGGTCTTCTTCATGCCGGTGCTCGATTACGCCAATGATCTGATGAAAATCATCATTCTTGGTCTGGGTGGTTTCATGTTGATGAGACAGGAACTCACACTTGGTGAGATAACCGCTTTCTTAACTTACTCGGTTTTGCTCGCTATGCCATTGATGCAGCTTGGCAGAATCGCGACCATTTATCAGCGTGGCATGGTAGGCATTCAAAGTGCACAAACCATTCTTAACGCCAAAGTCCCAGAGTTGGATGAAGATAGGCTCACTGAGTTAGATGTTGAATCGCTAAAAGGAAAAACGTTTTCCGTTCGCAATCTCAGCTTTAGTTATTCAGGTGAAGAGCGTCTGATTCTCGATGACATCAGCTTTGATATCCCAGTAGGCAAGAAAGTCGGTGTACTTGGTGGAATAGGGGCGGGTAAAACGACATTAGTGAACTGCTTGAACCATCATTTGGACGTTCCAGAAGCGGCGATTTTCCTTGGGGAAAAGGACATCACTAGCTTCTCACGGAGTGACTTGCGCCGTTATATTAAAACCGTGACTCAAGACCCTTACCTGTTTTCAGCAACCGTCGAAGACAATATCCGTTTTGGTAGCTTAGATACTGATTTGGCAAAGAGTCAGGTTGATGAAGTGCTAGAGCTCAGCCAGTTGGCCAGTGACGTGACGCGTTTTGAGCATGGCGATCAAACCTTAGTTGGTGAGAAAGGGATCATGTTGTCAGGTGGTCAGAAGCAGCGCCTGAGTATTGCTCGGGCTTTACTACAACCCACCGATTTGATCATCATGGACAATGTTCTGTCTGCGGTCGATTATGAAACCGAAAGAAAGATCTTAGAAGGCTTGTTTAAACGATTGGAAAATCAGTCGGTTCTTGTGGTTTCACACCGCGTTAATGCCCTTGAATATATGGATGAAATCATCGTGTTGAATGAAGGTAAAGTGATCGCGAAGGGCGACCACGCCACGTTATTGAAAACGTGCGATTACTATTACGATACATGGCAACTACAGCAGAATGAAACGGAGGCAGCAGCATGTTAA
- a CDS encoding NUDIX hydrolase encodes MRHLKTTIHPDIDHLDNKTVYKRNAARAIVLDGEDILMLYTERYHDYTIPGGGLDEGEDVIAGMVRELEEETGAKNIHSIKPFGIFEEFRPWYKDDADLMHMISYCYSCKIDRELGETAYEDYEVKNGMKPVWMNIHEAIAHNEKTMAESPKKGMSIERETFLLHLIAKEML; translated from the coding sequence ATGAGACACCTAAAAACAACCATCCACCCTGATATCGACCATCTAGATAATAAAACGGTCTATAAGCGCAACGCTGCCCGTGCCATTGTGTTAGATGGTGAAGACATTCTGATGCTCTATACAGAGCGTTATCACGACTACACCATTCCTGGTGGTGGTTTGGATGAAGGGGAAGATGTGATTGCTGGTATGGTCCGTGAACTCGAAGAAGAGACAGGCGCGAAGAATATCCATAGCATCAAGCCGTTCGGTATTTTTGAAGAGTTTCGTCCTTGGTATAAAGACGATGCGGATCTGATGCACATGATCTCTTACTGTTACTCATGCAAGATTGATCGCGAGCTTGGTGAAACAGCTTACGAAGACTACGAAGTGAAAAATGGGATGAAGCCAGTGTGGATGAATATCCATGAAGCGATCGCACACAACGAAAAGACGATGGCCGAGAGCCCTAAGAAGGGGATGAGTATTGAACGTGAAACCTTTTTGCTGCATTTGATTGCCAAAGAGATGCTTTAG
- a CDS encoding DUF333 domain-containing protein, with product MKKIGLMAVCAVVLGGCANDYAEYSEGQRVSVANPAAVYCVQQDGELDTVTENNQRTTYCVFDDGERIEQWEYYRNNHEQETEK from the coding sequence ATGAAAAAAATTGGTTTGATGGCTGTATGTGCCGTTGTATTGGGCGGTTGTGCAAACGACTATGCAGAATATAGCGAAGGCCAACGTGTTTCAGTCGCTAACCCAGCAGCGGTTTATTGTGTTCAACAGGACGGTGAATTAGACACGGTGACTGAAAACAATCAACGTACAACTTACTGTGTATTCGATGACGGTGAGCGTATTGAACAGTGGGAGTACTACCGCAATAACCATGAGCAAGAAACTGAAAAGTAA
- a CDS encoding YdcF family protein, which yields MSINHLLIVLGKRLNENKLTDEGISRVDALVKYLVEPLVEESNQQTAVAFCGGITKGQTLSEADAMHQYFRKLENQRAHPFPLGAILLEQHSTNTVENIQNLASEMVASGLFTRGQSVQVTFVSNDYHLQRIFEIQSLMDEQGLLKVLIEKCSALGVELQVDRRLEAHVAVPYPHQSAQGQLFLLMDVLTTYRVYLEGVCAGVFKRDLELVRREPERLSLEALITAKELVGRSSHFEIVDSLIPVLESCIQQTSVGTDIKKVRGYLALLDTNLTLLNRYLDPESDRTHRWWR from the coding sequence ATGAGCATTAATCACCTCCTTATTGTGCTGGGTAAGCGACTTAATGAGAATAAATTGACTGATGAAGGAATCAGTCGAGTTGATGCTTTAGTTAAGTATCTGGTGGAGCCTTTGGTCGAAGAGTCGAATCAGCAAACTGCCGTTGCATTCTGTGGTGGGATCACAAAAGGGCAAACCCTCTCAGAAGCCGATGCGATGCACCAGTATTTTAGAAAGCTTGAAAATCAGCGTGCACATCCGTTCCCGTTAGGGGCGATTTTGCTTGAGCAGCATTCGACCAACACTGTCGAGAACATTCAGAACTTGGCCTCAGAGATGGTTGCAAGCGGGCTGTTTACTCGCGGGCAGAGTGTGCAGGTGACATTCGTTTCTAATGACTACCACTTACAACGTATATTCGAGATTCAATCGCTCATGGACGAGCAAGGTTTGCTTAAAGTTCTCATCGAGAAGTGTTCCGCACTTGGGGTGGAGCTGCAAGTAGATCGCAGGTTGGAGGCTCATGTTGCGGTGCCATACCCACATCAAAGTGCTCAAGGGCAATTGTTTCTGTTGATGGATGTACTGACGACCTATCGAGTCTATCTTGAAGGTGTCTGTGCGGGCGTATTTAAGCGAGATTTGGAGTTGGTTAGACGAGAGCCCGAAAGGCTGTCTTTGGAAGCACTGATAACTGCCAAGGAGCTCGTCGGACGTTCATCTCACTTTGAAATTGTAGACAGTTTAATCCCAGTATTGGAGAGCTGTATCCAGCAGACGTCAGTGGGTACAGACATAAAAAAAGTCAGGGGATACCTAGCTCTACTAGATACTAACCTGACTTTATTGAATCGTTATTTAGATCCGGAATCGGATCGCACGCATCGCTGGTGGCGATAG